GTGCTCGGTCAGCACCGGCGTTCCGGAGAGCAGCCCGCAGTAGAACGTGGTCAGCGCGACGATTCCGAAGTCGTATTCGCGAGTGGTCGTGGTGATCAGCTCGCCTACGGCCACTTCGCACTCAAGCTCTTCGGTGATCTCTCGCGCGAGCGCATCGCGAGGAGTCTCGCCGGCCTCGATCTTGCCGCCGGGAAACTCCCACATCCCGGGCAAGGCTCCGCCGGGTCCGCGCTGGGCGCACAGGATCAGACCATCGCGCACGATGACCGCGCCGACGACATTGATCTGTTTCTTCACTGCTGATCCTTCTTGGCGGCTGATCGATTCCAGAGGCTCTTCTTCTCCGGCTGGTTCACCGGGACTGTTGCGCGGGGTGGCGGAGGCGGGAGCGTCTGCCGGTGCGGCG
The DNA window shown above is from Lujinxingia vulgaris and carries:
- a CDS encoding (deoxy)nucleoside triphosphate pyrophosphohydrolase, with translation MKKQINVVGAVIVRDGLILCAQRGPGGALPGMWEFPGGKIEAGETPRDALAREITEELECEVAVGELITTTTREYDFGIVALTTFYCGLLSGTPVLTEH